The genomic region GTCAGGCGGTTCGCCAGAACCTATTGACTCTGCTTCCATATTTACCTAGTTTTTGTCGAAAAACTTTATGACCCTAATATATCAGTTTATTAGCACTAATTAAATAAATTCACAAAATATCACAATagcaattattttgaaaataccgAAGACAATAATATTGGAGCGACCTTCACTCTATGACTGTCGAAACGATACTGTATTCATAACTTTACAATTATTCTTTAtaaacttcaaaattaacatgtaAAAAAGAGAATTGGACTTTATTGGAATGTTTCTAACGTGCTGTGGACAGAAGTCTTTAATATGTAAGtagattatgtattttaatatgtatttacTGTCAACATACTGTAGAATTATTATTACTGTCAACATACTGACATAACACTTATGTTAGATAAAAATGACCTTGCAATTCTGAGGATCCAAAGAGCACAatggaaatataaaagaaattTCTTGTCTTTGGTTCAACTACTATCTAAATATGATACTGTAGTGGCCTAAATAATAAGCATATTTACCAAAATAACATACTAGGTATCTAAGCCACAACATATAAAATCAAGTCATCCAGTGTATGTCAGCAAAACTCTGATCAAAGAGAACATTAACAAATCACAGttttataatttgattgtctataCAAACTATACTATACAAGATCTGTCTAAAAAAGATCAAATGAGTTTTGGTGTGTGTTGTATTAATTTGGCAAAAGACTAATTTACTTACTTAAAGTGTGTCATTCTTTAGAACACTTagcaaaaaatacattaattacaTTGTTCAATATTCATGAATTAAGTGTGTCTACATTTAATCAAATATTTCTCTTGTAGTATAACTACAAATAGGTAGAGCGCACTCTTTACAAGTATAATGCATTAATTTTAAGAACACAGCCTAACTCAGGTAAGGTACCCggtaaacatttatttattaatacaaaaataaattatgaACATTATAATTTTTGAACTGTTTATGAAATTGCCttaaaattcactgttttaacattaatttttcaaattgcccCCCAGACCTCGGTGGGCACCAAAAATGCCTAGAACTGCCTATTCTTACAGTTTGCAGGGGGTCCAAAGTTTGTAGATCTGGGCCCGGGGAAGACTCAACTCTCCTTGATTAATGAAGACATGAGAAATATGGGGATACATATTTTTCTGAGGAAGGTGATGTATGGGGGCAACTGGGGAGAAATTCCTAAAGTGGCTAGAACCCGTACAGTGGGTCATAAACAATATACCTACAGTATattctctctataacgaacacggatatgaTGTGGTTTCGATTATAAAGAGGTACATTaagtgtcccatgaaattcctgtTGAACTATAAAACCTCTATAAAGGGCATATTTGATTGTAACGAGGGAAAATGAGATCTATATACATGTTTCTTTACTTGTTTTTGGCACTGTGATGGCTAAAAATAAATCCCCCAGCTGCCTCTATACAGAAAAACCTAAAATCTGTAAGCTTATCGAGGCCAGTGATGTAATAAACTCCACTGTCTGTCAACTTCTTTATGTTTATCCTCTGttgcaatatttttcaaaagagCCATTCAAGCAATACTTAGCATCTTATATTGCTCGAAATGGCTACACTATAGGAAGTTAATGTTTTAGAAAACTATATATTCATAGGTATGTACAATAtgattgttgtctgatataacaaGATCAGCTTATAAGGTagtaattagtctgccatttcagttctcgttatagagggagtctagtGTATCAGTGTAACTTCTTTCTCAAATAATGTTGTCAAACAGCTTctgatatataaaaaaaacatttattttatgcTAGAAATGTAAAAGTACACCAATTTTGGACAAAACTAGAGGTTGGTGATTTTTGTAATTATGTTTCAGAGATGATTTGGAGActtattaaaaccttgtaaatgtTTTTTAACTACTAATAATCCATGTGAAAAATAATCTCTTCTAATGCAAGATATAAAAGTGTTTGCAACTAAACCAAAATTAATATACATTTTAGATTCAGTCATTAACCAGTCAGAGTTACTACGGCACTGTATGATATTATGCCTGTTTCAGTTGTGTCCGAATTAAATACTAGTTTTAGTATAAAGTGCTCAAGTTTAATTTGTTTCGAGTATATCAAGGTAtttataaacagtttatttatcaCTGCAGCATTTTGAACGCATAGTTAATATTTCTGTTATCGAGTATTTTGTGCGAATTTCAAATATAACCTCAACAATTCAACTTCGATTTCCACGATTTCTTATCAATTAGCAATTAATTTCTTTGATAATTTACCAGTGGCGTATCTCTTGCTATCTACCTAACTGATTTGTATATCCAAGATGCCTTCAAAAATTGCTTGTAAATGTTGTGAATTATCATTTGATGGCCACCTTATGGTTACATGCTGTGTTTGTAAGGATACCTATAAACATTCCTGTGTTGATATTACTTCAAATGAAGTATGTATTCTAAATGGTAATAAAGGATGTGATTGGACATGTGTGGGTTGTAGAGGTATTGGTAAAGATCTCAATGAATTAAAGGCCCTTATTATTCAACTCCAGAAAGACATAAAAGACTTAAATGCAGAAAAAGCTAAAACCGAAACTTCTGTAGATTTTGAAGATTTGGTATCGGAAGTAACCGATAGACTAAAGCGTAAGAAAAATGTAATGTTCTTTAATGTTGCTGAACCGGAACAAAATACACTATCCCAAGAACAAGCTAATTACGATAAAGAAGTTATTTCAAGTATACTAACTTCATTGTCTCCAGAGCTGTCAAACATTAATTTGAGTATCGTTAGACTGGGTACTGCCGATAAGTCAAAAAATAGGCCAATTAAGATTACAGTTGAAAATGAAGATATTGCGAGGAAAATattaataaactctaataaacttaaagcaaagaaaaattacaaaaatataggGATTTCTGCGGATCGTACTAGACGGCaattagaatattataaaaaagttaaacaaGAGCTATACGACAGGAAAAACTCTGGTGATACTAACTGTCGGATAAAATATATCAACGATGTTCCAAAAATAGTATCTTTAAACTAAGTCAACCCAACAGTATCTGTAACGAAGAAATCAAAGTTTACTATCAAAACGTCAGAGGACTTAACAGTAAAATAGACATGTTCTCTTCAAGTGTGAGTGATTGCGAATATAGTGTTGTAGCATTAAGTGAAACCTTGTTGAAACCGGAAGTAAATTCTAGTGAATTACTTCCGAGTAACTATGAAGTTTATCGAAGTGATCGTAAATTTGATCAAGTGGGGTTAACTTGTGGTGGTGGTGTACTTTTTGCTGTAGATACTAGTATTAAGTCTGAGTTAGTTGATACGTCACTGTTTGCTGAAAATTTTCCCGAAATCGACTTCTTGGTGTGCAAATTGTAGGTATCTTTCAAATCTTTTTATTTGGCAGTTATTTACATTCCACCATCTATATCACTTGATGAGTTTGACAGTTTTTTAGAAGTTCTTGAGGATTGGAATATTTTGAATTCAGTTAGTGTTATGATAATTGGTGATTTTAACTGCCCAAATTATGTGCAAAATAATCTTAATGATCATAAAACACATTCCATTAACAACTTATTAGCGTTTTATAACATGAAACAATACAACAATATTCCAAATAATCACAATAAATTACTGGATTTAATAGTTTCAAATATTGATTGTTTTGTATCTCGTGATGCTCTTCCACTGGTACACGAAGATGCGTACCACCCCTCTTTATCAATTGAACTTAAAGCTATCTTtactaaacaaaacaattttgaTGCAAGCATGAGTGCTaaaacttataactttaaaaaagccGACTATATGTCAATGTACATTGAATTCTTTTACACCGACTGGgcttttctggaaaatttcagcAACGTCAACCAAGCATTGCAAAATTTCTATGATAGGTTTTATGAAATCATTGATAGCCATGTGccagtttataaaaattttaagcaTAAATATCCTAGTTGGTATTCAAGTGAGGTCATAAAACTTATTAAGGAAAAAGCtaaattacataaaaaatttaaaaaaaccaaaaataatgaTTATTACGTACAGTTCAGTAGAGTTAGGCTACTAGTTTTGgatttagaaaaaacaaaacaacaacacttGCTATCGATCATTTTACAGGCAGTATTTTGGAAGGATTTGAAAACTTTCTTGATACCCTTGCCTCGTTCCTTGATCTTactaaagcttttgattgtgtcacTCATAGTATTCTTCTTAAAAAATTACATGCCTATAATTTTCATCCTATGTCTATTCAATTGATTGAGTCTTATCTATCAGATAGATTTCAATATGTGTTTTTTAACCAGCTTAAATCTGATAAAAAATCTTTGATGTATGGAGTGCCTCAAGGGTCAGTTCTAGGTCCAATATTATTTctcatttatataaatgacttgggaTTTTCACAAGAGGGCCCGGTAAGCACAGtcctatttgctgatgatactacaTGCTATCAAAGTTACCACCCTTCCCAAATCAGtgatattgatcttgagaccacagagAGCAATTTGTTCCAATGGTTTTTGGCAAATCGTCTCTctctcaataactcaaaatcacaaacagtgaacttTACCCTAAGACATAACACCATTACACATCCCATTTTAACAGATTGTTCACAGGAAGCTAAATTTCTTGGTGTTTATCTTGATCAGGGACTCACTTGGGAACGGCACATACTGAAACTTTCCCAAAAGCTCTCAAGCCAACTCTTTTTATTTAGAAACCTATCTAAGGTTACCTCCCTTCAAACCCTTCTTACATCATATCACAGCAACTTTCACTCATGACTAACTTACGCAATCCTTTCCTGGGGACACTCTTGCCATATAGATAAGGTGTTTGGTCAGCAGAGAAAGTGTATTCGCATAATCACAGGTCAGGGTTATCGGGACGATTGTAGGCAGTCTTTCAGAAACCTGAGGATTCTCACACTACCTTCTGTGTACATTATGCAGTGCCTGTTGTATGTTCATCAAAATGTAGATCTGTATAAAACACAACAGCATACTTATCAGACTAGAAATCATGATGCCCTTGTACCAGACTTCAGTCGACTTGAGAGGACCAGAAATGGAACCAGATACCTAGCATTGAAATTTTATAACTGTATACCAATATCTATTAAAAGtcttgattttaaccaatttaagagacaaattaaaaattatcttctgatgggtgctttctactcatttgaggagtacttcagatctaaattttgttttgtcctgtaatttaattagtgtttagtttttaaattttagtaataggttttttttactgaagtactgtcaacttttaatgtaattttagacaattttaattattgctgacctgtaaaagtacatttgtacattattaccaataaatactctactctactctactctagtaaaacaaaaaattaaggaagCATATTCACTTTATTTACAAACGGTGCAAATGAAACTAAAAGATGAaccaaaatttttttggaaatttgtaaataataagaAGTCTTTTAGAATTCCTGGACAAATGGTTTATAATGATGAAATATTTAATACTCCTCAGACAATAGTAAATGCATTCAGAACATTTTTTGAAAGTGTGTATTCTCTACCTGAGATACATGAGGGAAATTTAGGTTTCAATTTTGATCCCAATACTTTTTTAGATATCAGTTGTGAACCTATTAGTGAACTTGAAATTTTAGCAGCtggaaaaaaattgaagaataaatTTACTTCAGGACCTGACAAAATACCTTCATTTCTATTGAAAGATTGCCTGCATGTACTAACTAGGCCACTGTGTACACTTTTCAACTTGATTCTAAAATCATCAGTTTTTCCAGATGTATGGAAAACAGCTAAAGTTTGTCCTATATACAAGTCCGAAAATCGTACTAACATCGCTAATTATAGACCAAtatccattttaaataattttgctaaaatCTTTGAGTCTGTTGTGTACTCCCGCATATATCTGTCAGCTAAAAATATAATATCTGTTCATCAACATGGATTTATGAACGCACGATCAACTGTCACCAACCTAACCGTGTTCAGTCAGTATCTATGTGAAAATTTAGACGAGGATAGAGGACAAGTTGAAGTGGTATACACGGATTTCTCGAAGGCTTTCGATAAAATTAACCATTCAATACTACTTCAAAAACTTAAAATTCTGGGTATCAATAATACGTATTATAATTTATTACAATCCTACTTAACACAACGTAAACAGTGTGTTTGTTATAATGGTTTTTGTTCGGACACTTATCTTGCTACAAGTGGGGTTCCCCAAGGGTCTAATCTAGGAccattgttatttataatctttataaatgATCTATGTAACGTACTTGAGGATAACAAATTAATGTTTGCAGACGATCTGAAGTTATATATGTCCATTTCCTGTTTAAATGACTGTATTAGGTTGCAGGGGCAAGTTAGCTTGTTGCATGAGTGGTGTCTGAATAATCAcctttatttaaatatttctaaatgtaaaattttaacatGTAGTCGTAAAAATAATCCAGTCGTGTATGACACAGTACTGGAGAGAAGCAACACTGTTAAAGATTTAGGAATTTATTTTGATTCACAGCTTACTTTTAACCTtccgttactcgcgccaactttttgtgatcggatactcgcgcacggtgcaggagaccgggtccaaaaatatgggccagcagtgttttaaaattatttttttttgcaaaattgtgtacaattaaattatttaatgaatatatgatcatataattttgtagatatgcgtttgtgttcacattatattactttaatcaaaaatttaataattttcattgttatccatttatatgtatatacaaaagctttggaagtgaaaaaaaattgaatatggttaaatttgtttactaagaactttagatcttaattcaatacacaaaaaaattaaaaataaagagtaattgtagtaacaaaaaaagttataaaaattaattaacgtttttaaaacatgaaatacacaatggtgtcacatgttccaaacacagatattttgagcatatttggcagtaaaactttgtttttctatttttcttccaatcacaaacagcacagcgacctgaagttcctggtgttacgactggtacttgttctgttggtaaaccacatatctccctaagcctcattctgatggttctggGTAAGTTATTCGACATAGCCCGTACTCTTTGGTAGTCACGGGTTAGTGACATCGAGAGTTGCAGTAGAAATTCCTTACGAGGTGTTTTAGATTGTTCATTTAGAGTAGTATAAACTACAAAAGAGTTTATTCCTGCTACATTTAACACACTAAAAAAAGGCACCATGGGCCATCGTCTTGTGGAACGAGCGCAATTATACTGCGCGCATAATTTATCCACCACATCTACTCCGCTCTTCGTCTCATTATATGTAATTATCATCTCAGGTTTATTTGTGGTAGGATCAATATCATCTCCATAGTGCATTGTAGAGATGAGTAGAacatttcgatttttttttggaatatgCGAAACTAAGGTAATTCCGTCGTAAAAACAAAACATTGAAGAGCCAATGCACCGGCCATTATTTTGAACAAATTCTAACGGcaactgttttttattttttcgaatagTACCCActaaagttaatttttttgatttaAGACTATCAGCTAGAGGTACACTACAAAACCAATTATCCACAGTAACATTCCTATTACTCCCATAAATATGTGCACAAAGCCTTTCTACTACATCTTGAGTCGCTGTACTTACTTCAAAAGGGCCATTTGGTTGTTTTCCGACGTACACTTCTAAGTGGCTGGTATAGAATTCTTCTGCATCGGAAATAGCAAAAATTTTTATGCCGTATTTATTAGGTTTGCTAGGAATATATTGCCGGAAACTGCATTTTCCTCGAAAAGCTTCTAGTTTCTCATCTATGGTAACATAACCAGTATGAGAATAGCATTTTTTAATGTTGCTGTTAAATTTCTCTAGCAATGTTCGTATTGGAGCCAATTTATCTGCTTGTATCCTTTCATGTCTTGTGTGAATGTTATCAAATCGTAGACATTGCAAAAGAAATTGAAATCTAGACTTACTCATTACAAGCCGAAAAGTTTCAATACCAGTGCCATCTGTTCTCCAGAGATCCTCTAAATTCATGTGGTTTGCTTTTCTAATACCAGCAAGATAAAGGAGACCAATTAGGGCTTTGATTTCGGCAATGTCTGTAGGTTTCGCATCTCTTTGTCTAGTATAATCATTGGTAACAGtctcaatttttatatttgtacagATAACAACTTGATTTAGCATTTCTTCATCAAACATGGAATTCCATATGTCAATAGGTGTTGAATGAGTTTTAACAAATTGTTTTATAGCTGGCAATCGTTCATATATATTGGTACTGCGTGTTCTTACATTCTTCGGTGGACAATGTTTTATCCACTTTGTTAGTTTATCTTTACCCATAAAGTGCGGCTCCCTTCTGAAACTAACATTATCTTCTTCTGTTTGATCGTCTTCAAATTCTTGTTCAGTATCACTACATTCAGATCGTTCTTCTACATGGTCAATTTCACTTTGATCATCATTATCTTCATAAGTTTCCTCATCAGTTAatacttcctcaaataattttaataatcttttagTCTCCTTTTCATAATccatatctaaatataaataaactaatctataaacattgaaaataaggaaaagatcttaaattaccttactaattaaaaatatcgatgtgtgatccaaacacaaaaattggtgcacaaatactcgcacacagtgtacgggaccgtgttacgtaataacaaaaggacagcactattttttacactgcgaactgacttcacccacagttgattgaccactgaGGAGGTATACgaagtagccattcaaaatccccactacaagcagagttacaggaatttatttacaggctcggtctcccacaccgtgtgcgTGTAACGGAGGGTTAACGAACACATCAATGTAATTGTCAATGCTGCATATAGTATGTATGGATTTGTTACTcgtaattgtaaaaattttcataaCCTGTTTGTACTAACCTCACTATATTATAGTTTAATAAGACCGAAATTAGAATATGGATCAATTATTTGGAACCCAATATACATTCAATATGCATCCACTATTGAGAaagttcaaaagaaatttttaaaacatttaagcTTTAAACTGACAGGAGTTTATCCTCCTAGAGGTTGTAATTACTGGAACTTACTCAATCAGTTTGACTTTGTCTCGTTAGAAAAGTGTAGAAatcaagcttctgtcatatttcttCATAAATTGTTAAACAATAAGGTAGATTGTGCTAAGTTACTTTCACAAATTAATATACGGGTTCCTAGATTAACATCCAGacaacaaaataatatatttttatgtaacaGAGCACAAACTAATATTTTGTACAAATCACCATTAAATCTAATGTGCCGTAATGCTAATAAATTAGTAGGTGTTTGTGATATATTCACGTGCAGCGAATGTGAACTTAAAAATAAATCACGGGCACATATTTTGAATGTGTGAAAGTAAGTTataaatttatgtattttattttttctgtttctttctttattttagtattcttttatttttctttactttagtATCTTTATTCGTATGTGCTGCTATAAAAATCATTGTAAAATTTGCTctgtaaatgggaaactgttgggcaataa from Diabrotica virgifera virgifera chromosome 3, PGI_DIABVI_V3a harbors:
- the LOC126881924 gene encoding uncharacterized protein LOC126881924 — encoded protein: MELSEHSIKRKQNVLICDKDGDSQEQNVNVQVKSELEECMFEESNDYTQDSLSESYCSDDIKIEIEEHVLQCEISGPFPLISKQEVKIELDEHNLGVNHGCETRYTQELDSKKDVKFQIGASTEIHHDHEDHCRSMKTSKLLSNIGQQKENMDYEKETKRLLKLFEEVLTDEETYEDNDDQSEIDHVEERSECSDTEQEFEDDQTEEDNVSFRREPHFMGKDKLTKWIKHCPPKNVRTRSTNIYERLPAIKQFVKTHSTPIDIWNSMFDEEMLNQVVICTNIKIETVTNDYTRQRDAKPTDIAEIKALIGLLYLAGIRKANHMNLEDLWRTDGTGIETFRLVMSKSRFQFLLQCLRFDNIHTRHERIQADKLAPIRTLLEKFNSNIKKCYSHTGYVTIDEKLEAFRGKCSFRQYIPSKPNKYGIKIFAISDAEEFYTSHLEVYVGKQPNGPFEVSTATQDVVERLCAHIYGSNRNVTVDNWFCSVPLADSLKSKKLTLVGTIRKNKKQLPLEFVQNNGRCIGSSMFCFYDGITLVSHIPKKNRNVLLISTMHYGDDIDPTTNKPEMIITYNETKSGVDVVDKLCAQYNCARSTRRWPMVPFFSVLNVAGINSFVVYTTLNEQSKTPRKEFLLQLSMSLTRDYQRVRAMSNNLPRTIRMRLREICGLPTEQVPVVTPGTSGRCAVCDWKKNRKTKFYCQICSKYLCLEHVTPLCISCFKNVN